The DNA window ATGTGTCAATGCTATCAGCAGTTCCTTCTTTGTCTGCTATGATAGTGAATCACTACAAGATGAGAGACGATATCAAGGTCTTTAATCTCACTGGAATGGGTTGTAGTGCGAGTTTGATTTCTGTCAATGTGGTTCAAAACATTTTCAAATCTTACAAGAACAAGAACGCACTCGTTGTGACTTCAGAGTCATTAACTCCAAATTGGTATTCAGGGAATGACAGATCAATGATTCTTTCAAATTGTTTATTCCGGACTGGTGGGTGTGCAATTTTATTGACAAACAATCGAGCTTTGAAGCACAAATCCATGTTGAAACTCAAGTGTCTAGTCAGAACACACCACGGAGCCAAAGATGATTCTTACAACTGTTGCACGCAAGCAGAGGATGCAGAAGGAAGACAGGGATTTCACCTCGGCAAGTCCCTCCCCAAAGCCGCATCGCGCGCACTAGTTGATAATCTGAGAGTCATAGCTCCCAAAATCCTGCCAATTCCGGAGCTGATTCGGTTCATGGTGGTCTCACTGGTTCGAAAATGGACCAGTACTGTTAGCTCGACCAAAGGAGGGTCTAATTCTCCTAGGCCAGTAATTAATTTCAAGACCGGTGTTGACCACTTTTGTCTCCACACAGGTGGTAAGGCAGTGATTGATGGACTTGGCATTAATCTTGAATTATGCGAGAATGATTTGGAGCCAGCAAGAATGACTCTGCATCGATTCGGGAACACGTCAGCTAGCAGTCTATGGTACGTTTTGGGTTACATGGAGGCGAAGAAGAGGCTGAAGAAGGGAGATAGAGTGTTAATGATAAGCTTCGGTGCAGGCTTTAAATGCAACAGCTGTTTGTGGGAGGTGGTGGGAGACTTTGGTGATGGAACTAATAATGTGTGGAAAGACAGTATTGATAGCTACCCACCAAACACACTGGCTAACCCATTCATGGAGAAGTATGGGTGGATTAATGACGAAGATCCTTCAACATTCGTGATGcgttaaaatttattttttttttttaaaaaaaaggatttttgttttctgtacactattattctcttcttctttcatgttattattgtttattcCCTTTGTGGATTTCATCTCCCTATGAGGTGGGAACGTATTGgaatgctattttttttttcttcttgtttttttttttttggcttttacgGATTTGATATTGGTATTGTTGTTTTTTGAAGGGGATATGAAGAATTCAAGTTGTTCGATaaaatttccttctttttttgttttgttgcgtTTAAATTTGGTGAGAGACTCCGGGTTTACACCCTGTATACAGCGCACGCTGTTTGTGTTGTGTTTGCGTATAAATGAAGAGCAGTTATTGCAAGCCCAATACAGTTAAGGGCCAATCAACAAAACTGGGCCCGTTATAGATGTCGCTGGGCTACACGCGCGTACCCAGCCTAAGCTTTGCTGTGGTCGAGTATCCGAGCCGTTGATATCGAACTTGTATGATCAAGATATACGACtacaaaacaaatcaacaaataccAGAACGTTTTTATTCCTTGTCCTTTTTTACAGGATATCGAATTTGTTCAGAAACACAATGCATATCTGGTTGACTGTTTTTGTATGTTAATAtatatgtggatgtggatgtggatgtgg is part of the Tripterygium wilfordii isolate XIE 37 chromosome 7, ASM1340144v1, whole genome shotgun sequence genome and encodes:
- the LOC120003094 gene encoding 3-ketoacyl-CoA synthase 12-like produces the protein MLVYAFWIFHFLFMIWKWIDRKRDQECYILDYECYKPSDDRMVDTVSSGEIMKRNKTLGLVEYKFLLKAIVSSGIGEQTYAPGIMFAGREENPTLQDGISEMEEFFHDSIQKLLIRSGISAQEIDVLVVNVSMLSAVPSLSAMIVNHYKMRDDIKVFNLTGMGCSASLISVNVVQNIFKSYKNKNALVVTSESLTPNWYSGNDRSMILSNCLFRTGGCAILLTNNRALKHKSMLKLKCLVRTHHGAKDDSYNCCTQAEDAEGRQGFHLGKSLPKAASRALVDNLRVIAPKILPIPELIRFMVVSLVRKWTSTVSSTKGGSNSPRPVINFKTGVDHFCLHTGGKAVIDGLGINLELCENDLEPARMTLHRFGNTSASSLWYVLGYMEAKKRLKKGDRVLMISFGAGFKCNSCLWEVVGDFGDGTNNVWKDSIDSYPPNTLANPFMEKYGWINDEDPSTFVMR